In Borrelia anserina Es, the DNA window ATTGGATACCAATCCTAGCTTAGATGCGACTTTAGCAAATGCTATATTACCAAGTAACTATATAATTGTACCTATGACAGCAGAAAAATGGGCAGTTGAAAGTTTAGAATTAATAGAATTTTATATGGAAGAACTAAGAATCAAGATTCCAATTTATATTCTTATAACTAGATTTAAAAACAATAATACTCATAAGCATTTGTTGAAATATGTGCGGTCAAAAGATGGATTTTTAGGTTTCATTCATGAAAGAGAAGATTTAAATAAAAAGATTGCAACAAATGAAAGTTTTGATTTAACTAAAGATTATATCAAAGACTATGAAAGTGCGTTAAATGAACTACTAAAAAGGAATAAAAATGGGAACTATTATATTAAATAATAGAATTTTGGATTCTAAGAAAGATATTAACTCAGCCAAATTGAGGAAAGATTTGGTTCGTTACAGTGAATTAAAGGAAAAACTTAAACAGAACTTTAGAAAGGAAATTTATTATAAAGTAGCAACCATTAGGATTCTAAAAGAGATAAAGGACAATGAATATTACAAGATGGATGGCTATAATAACTTTGATAGTTTTATAAAGAATTATAAACTTGCAAAAACTCAAGTTTATGCATATCTAAGATTGGCAAATGCAATAGAAGAAGGATTATTAGAGGAACAATACATAATTGAGAATGGTATTAATAATTCACTTTCATTAATAAAGAATCAGGAAAGCAAAACGGTAAAGAAATCAAAACAAAACCCAATAAAGCCACTGAGGTTTCAACTTGGAAATAGAGAT includes these proteins:
- a CDS encoding ParA family protein, with product MDRKKPEIITVASIKGGVGKSTSAIIFATLLSRQCKVLLIDIDTQASTTSYYHNKLIDKNINIVETNIYKALNETLDINDSIVNISNNLDFIPSYIHLHKFVREAIPLKELRLKECLFFLEIKYDYIILDTNPSLDATLANAILPSNYIIVPMTAEKWAVESLELIEFYMEELRIKIPIYILITRFKNNNTHKHLLKYVRSKDGFLGFIHEREDLNKKIATNESFDLTKDYIKDYESALNELLKRNKNGNYYIK
- a CDS encoding chromosome replication/partitioning protein; amino-acid sequence: MGTIILNNRILDSKKDINSAKLRKDLVRYSELKEKLKQNFRKEIYYKVATIRILKEIKDNEYYKMDGYNNFDSFIKNYKLAKTQVYAYLRLANAIEEGLLEEQYIIENGINNSLSLIKNQESKTVKKSKQNPIKPLRFQLGNRDSYDFYKKNAKFTSFLMDKIFKDKKDLLEEIMKEYKEFEGKG